One genomic window of Gossypium hirsutum isolate 1008001.06 chromosome D11, Gossypium_hirsutum_v2.1, whole genome shotgun sequence includes the following:
- the LOC107924118 gene encoding guanylate-binding protein 5 — MDISHWVFVVSVLLLFLASGSFSIDSFHQPFPIVEPDPGHTKLRLSREGLEAISRINTPIAAVAVIGPYRSGKSFLLNQLLSLSCYEGFGVGHMRDTKTKGIWVWGTPLELNIDGVRTSVFYLDTEGFESVGKSNVYDDRIFALATVMSSVLIYNLPETVREADISRLSFAVELAEEFYGRVKGQDVAFEPAKLLWLIQRDFLEGKTVKEMVDEALRHVPNTGGDKNIDQVNQIRDSLAVMGDNSTAFSLPQPHLMRTKLCDLKDDDLDPMYVKKREQLKELVASIIRPKIVQGKSLNGKEFVSFLEKILEALNKGEIPSTGSLVEVFNKGIVERCLKLYNRRMGKLRLPMPEQSLQDAHDRSREEAMKAFDELHFGRRHAKSSFEQLDEDIKEVNKNIIMANEYHSARLCEALYTQCEDNMDQLQVLRLPSMAKFNAGFLQCNRSFEQECIGPSRANYEQRMVKMMGKSRSLFIKEYNQRLFNWLVTFSLIMVMVGRFIIKFILIEMAAWVLFIFLETYTRMFWSSESLYYNPVWHFIVSTWETIVYNPILDLDRWAIPIGCTVALWMLYWRCYGRRKHKSRWLLPMYNSHKSGSNRPRSD; from the exons ATGGATATTTCTCACTGGGTCTTTGTTGTTTCGGTTCTTCTCCTCTTTTTGGCATCTGGGTCTTTCTCAATCGACAGTTTTCACCAACC ATTTCCTATCGTGGAGCCTGATCCTGGTCATACAAAGCTTCGCCTTTCAAGGGAAGGCTTGGAAGCCATCAGCAGAATAAATACCCCAATTGCAGCTGTTGCT GTCATAGGTCCCTACCGCTCCGGCAAATCTTTTCTGCTGAATCAACTTCTATCACTGTCTTGTTATGAAG GATTTGGCGTTGGGCACATGCGTGACACAAAAACAAAGG GAATTTGGGTTTGGGGAACACCGCTAGAATTGAATATTGATGGAGTAAGAACTTCTGTCTTTTACCTTGATACTGAGGGTTTTGAAAGTGTCGGGAAGTCAAACGTATATGACGATAG GATTTTTGCTTTGGCTACTGTTATGAGCTCTGTACTGATTTATAACCTGCCTGAGACG GTCCGGGAAGCTGACATATCAAGGCTTTCATTTGCTGTTGAGCTTGCTGAAGAATTTTATGGAAG AGTGAAG GGGCAAGATGTTGCTTTTGAACCTGCAAAACTTTTGTGGCTTATCCAGCGAGATTTTCTGG AAGGGAAAACAGTGAAAGAAATGGTGGATGAGGCACTTAGACATGTCCCTAACACTGGTG GAGACAAAAATATTGATCAG GTTAATCAGATCCGGGACTCCTTAGCTGTAATGGGGGATAATAGCACAGCATTTAGCCTACCCCAG CCTCATCTCATGCGAACAAAGCTTTGTGACCTGAAGGATGATGACCTTGATCCCATGTATGTTAAGAAAAGAGAGCAATTGAAAGAGCTTGTAGCTAGTATTATTCGCCCCAAGATTGTGCAGGGCAAATCTTTAAATGGAAAAGAGTTTGTTTCATTCCTGGAGAAG ATACTTGAAGCTTTGAATAAAGGGGAGATCCCATCAACAGGCTCTCTTGTAGAGGTTTTCAATAAAGGTATTGTAGAGCGATGTTTGAAGCTGTACAACAGAAGGATGGGAAAATTACGTTTACCTATGCCAGAGCAGTCCTTACAAGATGCCCATGACAGGTCTCGAGAGGAAGCAATGAAGGCTTTTGATGAACTACATTTTGGTCGTCGCCATGCAAAGAGCTCTTTCGAGCAACTGGATGAAGACATCAAGGAG gtaaataaaaatatcattatgGCGAATGAATATCACTCTGCAAGGCTCTGTGAGGCGCTGTATACCCAATGTGAAGACAACATGGACCAGCTTCAAGTCCTCAGACTTCCTTCTATGGCAAAATTTAATGCAGGTTTCCTGCAATGCAACCGAAGCTTTGAGCAGGAGTGCATTGGGCCTTCAAGAGCTAATTATGAGCAACGGATGGTGAAG ATGATGGGTAAGTCGCGTTCTCTGTTTATCAAGGAATACAATCAACGACTCTTCAATTGGTTGGTGACCTTCTCCCTCATCATGGTGATGGTTGGCCGGTTTATCATAAAGTTCATATTGATTGAAATGGCAGCATGGGTACTATTTATCTTCTTAGAGACATATACGAGGATGTTCTGGTCATCGGAGTCTCTTTACTACAACCCTGTGTGGCATTTTATTGTATCCACTTGGGAAACTATTGTCTACAATCCCATCCTTGATTTGGACAG ATGGGCCATTCCCATTGGTTGTACAGTAGCTCTTTGGATGCTTTATTGGCGGTGTTATGGCAGACGGAAACACAAGTCGCGATGGCTTTTACCTATGTATAATAGTCATAAAAGTGGCTCGAATAGACCAAGATCAGATTAA
- the LOC107924119 gene encoding DJ-1 protein homolog E-like isoform X1, whose amino-acid sequence MLCYFIIHVWLVHSSHQGPETKHYSELPGHSFTLNSNFNEVEVGCYDALVIPGGRFTELFSVDDRVLSIVKAFADAGKPIVTTCHSQLILAAAGLLKGKKCTAFASMKPVIELAGGIWWEQPGITSPFDITACLKDGNILSSIGWPAHAEILKTLFESMGARIHTTKANSVLFLCGDYVEDYEFNVPFRALQAVGCKVDAVTPSKKKGETCVTAIHDDEGAQAFSEKRGHNLVITANWSDVSVYDYDCLVVPGGRSPELLVMNDKAVTLVKEFAEKNRVIAGVGQGQWLLAAAGVLKGKRCACGDGMKVMVKIGGGELEESKGCVSDGKLVTAVGWPALPSFISHLSKLLGLSLSFE is encoded by the exons ATGCTTTGCTATTTCATCATACATGTATGGTTAGTTCACAGTTCACACCAGGGTCCAGAAACAAAG CATTACTCAGAACTGCCAGGCCATTCATTTACACTGAATTCGAACTTCAATGAAGTGGAGGTCGGATGCTATGATGCCCTGGTTATTCCTGGCGGCCGGTTCACGGAGCTCTTCAGCGTCGACGACAGGGTCTTGAGCATTGTTAAAGCGTTTGCTGACGCAGGAAAGCCTATTGTCACCACTTGCCATAGCCAACTCATTTTGGCTGCGGCAGGGCTTTTGAAAGGCAAGAAATGCACTGCCTTTGCAAGCATGAAACCAGTGATTGAGCTGGCGGGTGGTATTTGGTGGGAGCAACCTGGAATCACATCACCTTTTGACATTACTGCTTGTCTCAAAGATGGAAACATCTTGAGTTCCATAGGATGGCCAGCGCATGCTGAAATTCTCAAAACTTTGTTTGAATCCATGGGAGCCCGAATTCATACAACCAAGGCTAACTCAGTGCTTTTCCTTTGTGGG GACTATGTAGAAGATTATGAATTCAATGTCCCATTCCGTGCGCTCCAAGCAGTAGGGTGCAAGGTCGATGCAGTTACCCCAAGCAAGAAAAAGGGCGAAACCTGTGTCACTGCCATCCACGATGATGAAGGAGCCCAAGCCTTCAGCGAGAAACGTGGCCATAACTTGGTTATTACAGCCAATTGGAGTGATGTAAGTGTTTATGATTACGATTGCCTTGTTGTGCCGGGTGGGAGGTCCCCAGAGTTGCTGGTAATGAACGACAAAGCAGTCACTCTAGTGAAGGAATTCGCTGAGAAAAACAGGGTCATTGCTGGTGTTGGGCAAGGGCAATGGCTCCTTGCTGCTGCTGGTGTTCTAAAG GGGAAGAGATGTGCATGCGGGGATGGAATGAAGGTAATGGTGAAGATTGGTGGAGGGGAATTGGAAGAGTCTAAAGGGTGTGTCTCTGATGGAAAGCTGGTGACTGCTGTTGGATGGCCTGCCCTTCCTTCTTTCATATCTCATTTATCCAAACTTCTTGGTTTATCTTTGAGCTTTGAGTGA
- the LOC107924119 gene encoding DJ-1 protein homolog E-like, which translates to MGSVVEKSALIICGDYMEDFEVMVPFQVLQAFGVRVDCVSPTKLPGQKCFTAIHVSLGFEHYSELPGHSFTLNSNFNEVEVGCYDALVIPGGRFTELFSVDDRVLSIVKAFADAGKPIVTTCHSQLILAAAGLLKGKKCTAFASMKPVIELAGGIWWEQPGITSPFDITACLKDGNILSSIGWPAHAEILKTLFESMGARIHTTKANSVLFLCGDYVEDYEFNVPFRALQAVGCKVDAVTPSKKKGETCVTAIHDDEGAQAFSEKRGHNLVITANWSDVSVYDYDCLVVPGGRSPELLVMNDKAVTLVKEFAEKNRVIAGVGQGQWLLAAAGVLKGKRCACGDGMKVMVKIGGGELEESKGCVSDGKLVTAVGWPALPSFISHLSKLLGLSLSFE; encoded by the exons ATGGGCTCTGTTGTGGAGAAATCTGCTTTGATAATCTGTGGCGACTACATGGAAGATTTCGAAGTGATGGTGCCTTTCCAAGTGCTGCAAGCCTTTGGGGTTCGAGTTGATTGCGTCTCTCCCACCAAATTACCTGGTCAAAAATGCTTCACTGCCATCCATGTGTCCTTGGGATTTGAG CATTACTCAGAACTGCCAGGCCATTCATTTACACTGAATTCGAACTTCAATGAAGTGGAGGTCGGATGCTATGATGCCCTGGTTATTCCTGGCGGCCGGTTCACGGAGCTCTTCAGCGTCGACGACAGGGTCTTGAGCATTGTTAAAGCGTTTGCTGACGCAGGAAAGCCTATTGTCACCACTTGCCATAGCCAACTCATTTTGGCTGCGGCAGGGCTTTTGAAAGGCAAGAAATGCACTGCCTTTGCAAGCATGAAACCAGTGATTGAGCTGGCGGGTGGTATTTGGTGGGAGCAACCTGGAATCACATCACCTTTTGACATTACTGCTTGTCTCAAAGATGGAAACATCTTGAGTTCCATAGGATGGCCAGCGCATGCTGAAATTCTCAAAACTTTGTTTGAATCCATGGGAGCCCGAATTCATACAACCAAGGCTAACTCAGTGCTTTTCCTTTGTGGG GACTATGTAGAAGATTATGAATTCAATGTCCCATTCCGTGCGCTCCAAGCAGTAGGGTGCAAGGTCGATGCAGTTACCCCAAGCAAGAAAAAGGGCGAAACCTGTGTCACTGCCATCCACGATGATGAAGGAGCCCAAGCCTTCAGCGAGAAACGTGGCCATAACTTGGTTATTACAGCCAATTGGAGTGATGTAAGTGTTTATGATTACGATTGCCTTGTTGTGCCGGGTGGGAGGTCCCCAGAGTTGCTGGTAATGAACGACAAAGCAGTCACTCTAGTGAAGGAATTCGCTGAGAAAAACAGGGTCATTGCTGGTGTTGGGCAAGGGCAATGGCTCCTTGCTGCTGCTGGTGTTCTAAAG GGGAAGAGATGTGCATGCGGGGATGGAATGAAGGTAATGGTGAAGATTGGTGGAGGGGAATTGGAAGAGTCTAAAGGGTGTGTCTCTGATGGAAAGCTGGTGACTGCTGTTGGATGGCCTGCCCTTCCTTCTTTCATATCTCATTTATCCAAACTTCTTGGTTTATCTTTGAGCTTTGAGTGA